GAGCCAGCCATCAGGACTCCTTCAGCCAGCCGGCCAGTTCGGCGGCCCAGTAGGTCAGGACCATGTGGGCGCCGGCGCGGCGGATGCCCAGTACCGATTCGGTGATGGCGGCGCGCCGGTCGATCCAGCCGTTGGCGGCCGCGGCCTCGATCATCGCGTACTCTCCGGAGATCTGGTAGGCGGCCACCGGCACCGGACTCATGGCGGCGACGTCTGCGACGATGTCCAGGTAGCTCATGGCGGGCTTGACCATGACGACGTCGGCACCCTCGGCGAGGTCCAGTTCCACTTCGCGCAGGGCCTCGGTGCGGTTGCCGGCGTCCATCTGGTAGGTCCGCCTGTCACCCTTCAGCTGGGAATCAACGGCTTCGCGGAACGGGCCGTAGAACGCCGACGCGTACTTGGCTGCGTAGGCGATGACGGAGGTGTTGGTGTGCCCGGCCTGGTCAAGGGCGGACCGGATCGCGGCAACCTGGCCGTCCATCATTCCGGAGGGCCCCAGCATGTGGGCGCCGGCGTCTGCCTGGGCCACGGCCATCCGTGCATAGATCCCAACCGTGCGGTCGTTGTCCACGTAGCCGTCGGCGTCGAGCACTCCGCAGTGCCCGTGGTCCGTGAACTCGTCCAGGCACACATCGCTCATGACCACCAGGCTGTCCCCGACCTCGGCACGCACGTCCCGGATGGCCTTGTTCAGCACCCCGTCCGGGTCAAGCGATGCCGTTCCCTCGGCGTCGCGGGTTTCCGGGATGCCGAACAGCATGATTCCGCCGAGCCCCAACTCCACGGCCTCCGCCGCGGCGCGCTTCAGGGTGTCGGTGGTGTGCTGGACAACCCCGGGCATGGAGGTGATCGGGTTGGGTTCGGCCAGGCCTTCCCGGATGAAGGCCGGAAGAATCAACTCGGCGGGGGCCAGGCGGGTTTCGGCGGTAAGCCGGCGCATGGCCGGCGTGGTGCGGAGGCGGCGGGGGCGGTCGCTGGGAAAAGTCATGATCCTGTCCTTTGGCTTTGGTTCAAGCGGTAGTGGGTGTCCGTGGTGGGCATCCCCGGGTCAGGGCGGCTTCCCGCCTGCGTCTTGTTCCGGCTGGAGGGCTGCCGCCACGGCAGCAACAAGCCCGGCCGGCGTAGGCCGGGCCGCCGTGGCAGCCACCGGCAAGCCAAGCGCGGAAGCCTGGTCCGCCGTCGGCCGTCCGATCGCCACGAAACGGCAGCGGCCCAGGGGAAACAGCTCATGGAAGCGCCGCGCGGCGCTGGGCGAAGCGGCGATCACGGCGTCGATGCGTCCCGCGGCGAGTTCGGCGGCGGCGGTTGCAGGGGTCAACAAGGCGTACGACGGCGGCTGATTCTCCCCTGCTCCGTCCTCCGCCGGGATGGCGAGCCTGCGCTCCGCTGCCGCCGGGTAGTCCACCGTGCGGTAGGCCATGACGGCGGTGACGCTGCCGCCGGCCCCTGAAAGTCCCTCCGCCAGGCGCGGCGACGCGATGTCCGCCTGCGGCAGCAGGACCTTGCCGCCCCCGTCCGGCCACACGGACAGCAGGCCGGCGGCGGACTGATCCTCCTCCGGCGCCAGGGCCACAGCAACGCCATGAGCCTCCAGGAGCCTGCGGGTCGCAGCGCCCACGGCTGCGATGCGGGTGGCAGCCGGGATCCAGCGGGCCAGCGCCAGGCCGCGTTCGGCGGCCTTGGCAGCGAGCACATGGACCGTGGTGGCGCTGCTGACTACCAGCCAGTCGAAGGCCCCGGCGGCCAGGGCATCGCAGGCAACGTCAAGGGAATGCTGGTCCGGAGCCCGTTCGAAGTCGATCAAGGGCAGCAGCAATGCGTCGGCTCCAGCCTTCCGCAGCGCCTCCACGAGGGGCAGCGAGCGCTCCGGGCTGCGGGTGATGAGTACCCGCGCCCCCGCCAACGGTGCCTTGGGCATGGCCGGGATCAGGAAGCCTGGAGGTCCGCTATGTCAGCGGCGCCGGCGGCCAGGAGTGCCTCGGCGAGTTCGATGCCGAGCAGTGTGGCACCCACCTCTGTCAGTCCGTCGGTGGCGCGCTTGTCCCGGACGGAGGCGGTGCCGTCCACGGCACACACCACTGCCTCCAGGTGGAGCAGGCTGCCCTTGCGGTAGGCGTAGGCGCCGACGGGCGCCGCGCATCCGGCCTCGAGCCGTGCGAGCAGGGCCCGTTCAGCAGTGACGGCCAGCCTGGTATCCGGATCATCCAGCGCGGCCAGCGCCTGCGCCAGGACTTCCTTCGAACCTTCCGTGGAGCCGGGCCTCGGCGGAGCGTCCGCAGTGCGGCACTCGATGGCGAGCGAGCCCTGGCCCGCAGCGGGCAGCATGACGTCCGTTTCGAGGAACTCGCTGACCGTATCCAGGCGGCTGATGCGTTCCAGGCCTGCGGCTGCGAGAACCACGGCGTCCAGGTCGCAGGACTTGCCCGGAACCACGTCGCTGACGGTGTTGCCCGGCAACCCGGGAACCCGCCCCAGGCGGGTGTCCACGTTGCCGCGGATGTCCACGATCTCCAGGTCCGGGCGGGCGGTGCGGAGCTGGGCTGCGCGCCGCGGCGAACCGGTACCCACCCTGGCGCCGGCGGGGAGGTCGGCCAGTTTCAGCCCGTCGCGGGCACACAGGACGTCGCGGACATCGACGCGCCGCGGGGTGGCCGCGAGGCTGAGCCCCACTGCCGCTCCGGTGGGCAGGTCCTTGAGCGAGTGGATCGCGACGTCGCATTCGTTCCGCAGGAGCGCATCACGCAGGGCGGCAACGAAGACGCCGGTGCCTCCCATCTGCGAGAGCGAGCCGGTGAGGACGTCGCCGTCGGTCCTGATGTGGACGAGTTCCACCGGAAAGCCTCCAACGGCGGCAAGCTGGTCCGCCGTCTGCTGCGTCTGGGTGAGCGCCAGCTTGCTGGCACGGGTGCCGATGCGGACCGTCACTGCTGCGGCGCTCCCCCGGAAGAGGCCGGCTGCCCCGCCCCGGCTTCGCCGGGATAGGGGTCGTGCCCCGTGCCAACGGTGGTGTCTGCTCCGGCGATGGTGGGCTTCTCGCCACGGAAGTTCGCGCAGCAGCCCGGCCGGCAGACGTCGTACCAGGGGCCCAGCTCCGTTACGGCCGGACGGTCGCTGATGTTGTTCGCCACGGTGCGTTCGGAGACCAGGTCCACCAGGCCGCTGACGAATTTGCGGTGCGTGCCCGGCGTGGGGACGCGGGTAGCGGCAAGTCCAAGGTTGGCGCAGGTTTCCAGGGCTTCGGTGTCAAGGTCCCAGACAACTTCCATGTGGTCGCTGACGAACCCCAGCGGCACGATGACGATGCCCTTGACGCCCTGGCCGGCCAGTTCCTCGATGGCGTCGTTGATGTCAGGCTCAAGCCATGGCACGTGCGGGGCGCCGGATCGTGACTGGTACACCAGGGACCAGGGGGCGGCCAGGCCCGATTCCTCTTCCACACGCCGGACGACTGCAGCCGCGGTGGCAAGGTGCTGGGCCACGTAGGCTGAGCCTTCCTCGAACTCGCGGGGTTCTCCTTCGGACCGGCCTGCCGCTTCCGCGTCCCGGGTGGGAATGGAGTGGGTGGCGAACAGGATCTGGACGGGCGCATCGGGAGTGCCGGCCGCGGCGAGCTTTTCCCGGACGTCGGCGAGGCCTTCAGCGGTGCCCTCAATGAAGGGCTCCACGAAGCCGGGGTGATCGAAGTACTGGCGCACCTTGTCCACTTCCAGCCGGCCGTCCAGGCCGGTTTCCGTCAGGGCCATGCCGATGTCCTCGCGGTACTGGCGGCAGCTGGAGTAACAGGAGTAGGCACTCGTGGTGATCATCAGCAGGCGGCGGTGGCCGGCGTCGTACGCGTCCTGCAGGGCCTGGGCGATGTACGGCGCCCAGTTGCGGTTGCCCCACAGGACGGGCAGGTCGATCCCCCGGGCGGCGAGTTCCACCTCCAGGGCAGCCTTGAGCTCGCGGTTCTGCTGGTTGATGGGACTGATGCCGCCGTTGGCGCGGTAGTGGTGCGAGACCTCTTCCAGCCGCTCGTCCGGGATGCCACGGCCGCGGGTGACGTTGCGGAGGAACGGGATGACGTCCTCCTGGCCTTCCGGCCCGCCGAAGGAGGCGAGGAGCACGGCGTCGTAGTTCTTCGGCGCCATCCGTCCGGCTTCGGTGACCGGATTGACGGCGGCGGCGCTGCTGGAAACTGGCAGGTTCACGCGAGGACCTCCGCCACTTCGGCCGGGGAAATCCGGCGTCCGGTGTAGAACGGGACTTCCTCACGGACGTGGTTGCGGGCCTCGGTGTTGCGCAGGTGGCGCATCAGGTCCACCAGGTCCACCAGCTCCGGGGCCTCAAGTCCCAGGATCCATTCCCAGTCGCCCAGGGCGAACGAAGAAACGGTGTTGGAGATGACCTGGGGGAACTCCCGGCCCAGGAGGCCGTGTTCGCGAAGCATGGCGCCCCGCTCTTCCTCGGGCAGGATGTACCACTCGTAGGACCGGACGAACGGGTAGACGCACAGCCACTCCGCGGGAGCCACGCCGCGGGAGAACGCCGGGGTGTGGTTCTTGGCAAACTCGGCCTCGCGGTGCACGCCCATGGCGGACCATACAATCTCGGTGCCGGCGAACAGGCTGCAGCGGCGGATGTCCCGGATGGCCTGCTGCAGGGCTTCCGGTTTGGGGCCGTGGAGCCACACCATGACGTCGGCGTCAGCCCGCATGGCGGAGACGTCGTAGCTTCCGCGGTGGGTCACCCCGGCCTGTGCAAGCCGGTCCAGGAGGGTCTCGAAGTCAGCGGCGGCGTCGGCGCTGCGGATCAGGTGTTCGGAGCGCTTGAATACCGTCCAGAGGGTGAAAAACTGCTCGGCTGATTCTTCGGTTTTAGTGACAGATTCGGCAGAAGTGTGGCTCATGGTTACAAGTTTGCCTCCTTCTGCCCACCAAGGCGAAACCAACGACTTCTACAGGCGGTAGAAGTGGTTAATGTCACAGTCCGCCCGGGGCCGCGTGCGGCATCGCCGGTTCCGGCTACGGCTTCCGCATCCGGAAGTAGGCTGCACCGGCCGCGGCAGCAAGGCCCACCAGGCCAACACCGAGCCCGATCATCACGGCTTCCAGTTCCGGCTGCGGCCTGACGATGGCGCCAGCGCTCTGCGCTGCACTGCGGGGAACGCCCGCGGCCTGCGGAACAGGGCCTCCGGCTTCCTGCGCTGCGGCGGCGGCAGCATGCGTAGCGGCCGCGGGAACTGGCGCTTCGGGTCCGGCCGCGGGTTCCCCTCCGGGCCCGGGCTGGCCGGCCCCGCCTTCGCCGGCCGGCAGTTCAATTCCGGACGGGTTTCCGCCGGCCGTCCCTGCCGCAGCGCCGTTCAGCTGTCCGCCGGGTTCCGACGCCGGCACGGGCACGGGCACCGCGCCGGAAGGCGCGCCCTGGGCGGCGGTTTCCGGGATGGGGGCGGCAGGTGCCGCGGCTCCGGGAAGTTGCTGGGCCTGGAGGTCCGGCGATGGCGAGGATGGGACCGGAACGGTTGCCGCCGGAGCCGTCGCGGCAGGGAGAAGCGGAACGTCCGACGGCGTCGGGAAGGGTATCGACGGCAAAGGTGTCGCAAGTGCCACGGAACCGGTGGCGGGAGCCGTGGTCACGGCCGGCGCCAGGGAAGTACTGACCGCCGGAAGAAGCGCCGTGGGGACTGACAGTATCGACGGGGCGGCTGCCTGCCGCGCTTCCTTCCCGCCCCGGTTCCGGCCGGGAGCGTTTTGGCCCGCGGCGGCGGCATCGCCGCCGGGCTGCGGAATGCCCTCATCACCTTGGGACGCGGGAACGCCTGTTGTAAGGACCAGTACCGCTCCGACTGCCGCAGCCGCAGTGCCGCGCCGGAGTCCCCCATGGATACCGGTCCGGGACGTGAAAAGTTCGGACCTGTTGTAAACCATAGTCATCGACCCTAGCCACATCGGAAGCGGAAAAGAAAACCGGCGAAGTACCCGGCCGCCACGCCTGGGCGGCGCCGTGATGCCCTGCTGCGCCGCTGACCAGTGGCAACACCTAGCGGACCAGGCTCCGGATCTGTTCGTTCGTGTCGGAGACCACTGCGGCAAGCCCGTTGCCGGCCACCCAGCCCCCCACCACGGCCAGGTTCCCCGCCGACGCGCAGGCTGCCCGGATATCGGCTACCCGCGCTTTATGGCCTACGGCGGCGAAGGGCAGCGACCCGCGCCAGCGGACCACGTCCCAGTCCAGCAGGTTTTCCCTGGTGATGGGGGCGCCCAGCAGGGCACGGGCATCGCGCAGCGATGCTGCCAGGAGTCCTTCGTCCGTGTCAGGGCCACCGGACTGTTCCCCGGCCCCGTCCACGCGCCCGTACGAGAGCCGGACCACGTGTCGCCCCGGACCGGCGGCGTCAGCCAGCCAGTCCCACTTTCCGGTCGCGTGCGTCAGCGCCTTCGCTTCAATACCGGGAGTCTGCGGTGCCACCAGAACGCCCGTGCCGCGCGGCCGGCGGTCCAGATCATGGCTTGCCAGGACCAGCGTGACAAGTTTGACGTCCGGGCCTGCCGGCGGCCGCTTCCCTGCAAGGCCGGGCACTGCGTCTTCAAGCAGTCCGACGGCGGCCGGACCGTCCACTG
The Arthrobacter sp. PGP41 genome window above contains:
- the hemC gene encoding hydroxymethylbilane synthase, coding for MTVRIGTRASKLALTQTQQTADQLAAVGGFPVELVHIRTDGDVLTGSLSQMGGTGVFVAALRDALLRNECDVAIHSLKDLPTGAAVGLSLAATPRRVDVRDVLCARDGLKLADLPAGARVGTGSPRRAAQLRTARPDLEIVDIRGNVDTRLGRVPGLPGNTVSDVVPGKSCDLDAVVLAAAGLERISRLDTVSEFLETDVMLPAAGQGSLAIECRTADAPPRPGSTEGSKEVLAQALAALDDPDTRLAVTAERALLARLEAGCAAPVGAYAYRKGSLLHLEAVVCAVDGTASVRDKRATDGLTEVGATLLGIELAEALLAAGAADIADLQAS
- the hemQ gene encoding hydrogen peroxide-dependent heme synthase: MSHTSAESVTKTEESAEQFFTLWTVFKRSEHLIRSADAAADFETLLDRLAQAGVTHRGSYDVSAMRADADVMVWLHGPKPEALQQAIRDIRRCSLFAGTEIVWSAMGVHREAEFAKNHTPAFSRGVAPAEWLCVYPFVRSYEWYILPEEERGAMLREHGLLGREFPQVISNTVSSFALGDWEWILGLEAPELVDLVDLMRHLRNTEARNHVREEVPFYTGRRISPAEVAEVLA
- a CDS encoding ferrochelatase, giving the protein MAPKNYDAVLLASFGGPEGQEDVIPFLRNVTRGRGIPDERLEEVSHHYRANGGISPINQQNRELKAALEVELAARGIDLPVLWGNRNWAPYIAQALQDAYDAGHRRLLMITTSAYSCYSSCRQYREDIGMALTETGLDGRLEVDKVRQYFDHPGFVEPFIEGTAEGLADVREKLAAAGTPDAPVQILFATHSIPTRDAEAAGRSEGEPREFEEGSAYVAQHLATAAAVVRRVEEESGLAAPWSLVYQSRSGAPHVPWLEPDINDAIEELAGQGVKGIVIVPLGFVSDHMEVVWDLDTEALETCANLGLAATRVPTPGTHRKFVSGLVDLVSERTVANNISDRPAVTELGPWYDVCRPGCCANFRGEKPTIAGADTTVGTGHDPYPGEAGAGQPASSGGAPQQ
- the hemB gene encoding porphobilinogen synthase; translated protein: MTFPSDRPRRLRTTPAMRRLTAETRLAPAELILPAFIREGLAEPNPITSMPGVVQHTTDTLKRAAAEAVELGLGGIMLFGIPETRDAEGTASLDPDGVLNKAIRDVRAEVGDSLVVMSDVCLDEFTDHGHCGVLDADGYVDNDRTVGIYARMAVAQADAGAHMLGPSGMMDGQVAAIRSALDQAGHTNTSVIAYAAKYASAFYGPFREAVDSQLKGDRRTYQMDAGNRTEALREVELDLAEGADVVMVKPAMSYLDIVADVAAMSPVPVAAYQISGEYAMIEAAAANGWIDRRAAITESVLGIRRAGAHMVLTYWAAELAGWLKES
- a CDS encoding uroporphyrinogen-III synthase, translated to MPKAPLAGARVLITRSPERSLPLVEALRKAGADALLLPLIDFERAPDQHSLDVACDALAAGAFDWLVVSSATTVHVLAAKAAERGLALARWIPAATRIAAVGAATRRLLEAHGVAVALAPEEDQSAAGLLSVWPDGGGKVLLPQADIASPRLAEGLSGAGGSVTAVMAYRTVDYPAAAERRLAIPAEDGAGENQPPSYALLTPATAAAELAAGRIDAVIAASPSAARRFHELFPLGRCRFVAIGRPTADQASALGLPVAATAARPTPAGLVAAVAAALQPEQDAGGKPP